CGCGGCGGCCCGACAGGTTGCCCATCACGTCACCGGCGAACTCCTCGGGCGTGACCACCTCGACGTCCATGATCGGCTCCAGCAGCGCCGGGCTGCCCCGGCGGGCGGCCTCGCGGAGCGCCATCGAGCCGGCGATCTTGAACGCCATCTCGGAGGAGTCGACCTCGTGGTAGGACCCGTCGTGCAGGATGACCCGGAGGTCGACCATCGGATAGCCGGCCAGCACGCCGGAGCTCATCGCGTCCTGGATGCCGGCGTCGACCGACGGGATGTACTCGCGCGGGATCTTGCCGCCGACGATCTTGTTGACGAACTCGTACCCGCCGCCGTCGCCGGCCGTCGGCTCGACGTCGATCTCCACGTGGGCGTACTGGCCCTTGCCGCCGGTCTGCTTGACGTGCCGGTAGACCAGGTTGGTCACGGGCCTGCGGATCGTCTCGCGGTAGGCGACCTGGGGCCGGCCGACGTTGGCGTCGACCTTGAACTCCCGCAGCATCCTGTCCACCAGCACCTCGAGGTGCAGCTCGCCCATGCCGGCCAGGATGGTCTGCCCGGTGTCCTCGTCGGTGTGGACCCGGAAGGTCGGGTCCTCCTCGTCGAGGCGCTGCAGGGCGGTGGCCATCTTGTCCTGGTCGGACTTGGTCTTGGGCTCGATGGCGACCTCGATCACCGGGTCGGGGAAGCTGATCGACTCCAGCTCGATCGGGTTCCCGGGGTCGCAGAGGGTGTCGCCGGTGGTGGTGAACTTGAGCCCGACCGCGGCCACGATGTCGCCGGCGAACACCGCGTCCTTGTCCTCGCGGTGGTTGGCGTGCATCTGCAGCAGCCGCCCGATCCGCTCGGTGCGGTCCTTGGAGGCGTTGAGCACGCGGCTGCCGGCCTTCAGCGTCCCCGAGTAGACCCGGAAGTAGGTGAGCTTGCCCACGTACGGGTCGCTCATGATCTTGAAGGCCAGGGCGGCGAACGGCTCGTTGTCGTCGGCCTTGCGCTCCAGCACGGCCGCCTCGTCGCCGACCTTGGTCCCCTGGATCGGGGGCACGTCCAGTGGCGAGGGCAGGTACCAGACGACCGCGTCCAGCAGCGGCTGCACGCCCTTGTTCTTGAAGGCGGTGCCGCACAGGACCGGGGTGATCTGGTTGGCGATGGTCGCCTTGCGGATCACCCTGCGGAGCTCGGCGACGGTCGGCTCCTCCTCGGCCACGTACTTCTCCATGAGCTGCTCGTCGTGGTCGGCCAGCAGCTCGAACAGCCGGTGGCGCCACTCCTCGGCCAGCTCGACGTACTCGTCGGGGATCGGCCGGTCCTCCCACTCCTCGCCCATGCCGTCGCTCGGCCAGTAGTGGCCGCGCATCTCGACCAGGTCGATGACCCCGTGGAAGTTGCTCTCCACCCCCCAGGGGAGCTGGAGCACGGCCGGGGTCGCGCCCAGGCGGTCGACGATCATGTCCACCGTGCGGTGGAACTCGGCCCCGACCCGGTCCATCTTGTTGACGAAGCAGATCCGGGGGACGCGGTACTTGTCGGCCTGGCGCCACACCGTCTCGGACTGGGGCTCGACCCCGCTGACGGCGTCGAACACGGCCACCGCCCCGTCGAGCACCCGCAGGGAGCGCTCGACCTCGACGGTGAAGTCCACGTGCCCCGGGGTGTCGATCAGGTTGATCCAGTGATCGCGCCACCTGGTGGTGGTCGCGGCCGAGGTGATGGTGATGCCGCGCTCCTGCTCCTGCTGCATCCAGTCCATGACGGCGGCGCCCTCGTGGACCTCGCCGATCTTGTAGGTGCGGCCGGTGTAGTACAGGATCCGCTCGGTGGTCGTGGTCTTCCCAGCGTCGATGTGGGCCATGATCCCGATGT
The sequence above is drawn from the Actinomycetota bacterium genome and encodes:
- the fusA gene encoding elongation factor G; the protein is MAHIDAGKTTTTERILYYTGRTYKIGEVHEGAAVMDWMQQEQERGITITSAATTTRWRDHWINLIDTPGHVDFTVEVERSLRVLDGAVAVFDAVSGVEPQSETVWRQADKYRVPRICFVNKMDRVGAEFHRTVDMIVDRLGATPAVLQLPWGVESNFHGVIDLVEMRGHYWPSDGMGEEWEDRPIPDEYVELAEEWRHRLFELLADHDEQLMEKYVAEEEPTVAELRRVIRKATIANQITPVLCGTAFKNKGVQPLLDAVVWYLPSPLDVPPIQGTKVGDEAAVLERKADDNEPFAALAFKIMSDPYVGKLTYFRVYSGTLKAGSRVLNASKDRTERIGRLLQMHANHREDKDAVFAGDIVAAVGLKFTTTGDTLCDPGNPIELESISFPDPVIEVAIEPKTKSDQDKMATALQRLDEEDPTFRVHTDEDTGQTILAGMGELHLEVLVDRMLREFKVDANVGRPQVAYRETIRRPVTNLVYRHVKQTGGKGQYAHVEIDVEPTAGDGGGYEFVNKIVGGKIPREYIPSVDAGIQDAMSSGVLAGYPMVDLRVILHDGSYHEVDSSEMAFKIAGSMALREAARRGSPALLEPIMDVEVVTPEEFAGDVMGNLSGRRGHIEKMEPRGNAQVIRASVPLAEMFGYTTDLRSMTQGRATSTMHFGRYAEVPENIAKTIVAKIRGE